Genomic window (Vitis riparia cultivar Riparia Gloire de Montpellier isolate 1030 chromosome 4, EGFV_Vit.rip_1.0, whole genome shotgun sequence):
GTGATTTTGGATCAATTTTCTTCTATCTCTTTTGTTCTCATTGGTTGCCAATATATATGCAAGATACATCAAGACTCCTAAACAAGGAAAGTTCCTAAACAAAGTAAAActaaacaatgaagaaaatatgTACAAATTACAAATACAATATTTACCTACCATGTCAATCAAGGCTTACCAAAAACTTGTCAATCAAGGTTTATCATAATCGGCTTGTCAATCAAGGCTTACCATAATCGCTAATACTTGCAAAgacaatttatttatattttttaaaattgtcttttgaaaTAGACgattttttactttcaatttatttctctttcctaCTTGAACAAAACTAcgatagatttgaaattatttttctcactatgataatttttttaaaactccgCCCTGTTGTCAAATATCCCAACATCAAACCCAACCCTCACCACCCAAGTTATAACCCTCGTAAAGGGGTACCCATGATTAAGGCCGGTATTGTAGTGTCCGTTGGGTTTGTCTGAGAGGTTTGGCCAGGCTCTCCAAATTCAGGCTCAACCGTCCGCATCCTTAAATCCCGGCGCATACAGTGTtgttttccttcactttttcaaCCTCTTCCCTCATCAATCATTATCATCATTCTAATCACTCCGGTCCACTTAATCCTGCCAGAGTGGCGAGTATAAGCTTGTGGGCCCTGTGGCGCCCACTGGGCCCATCAATCTTGCCCCCAGAATCAATGATACCCTTAACTCCACAATTTCCTATGTCTGCCACTCCATCCTTGTCATTTCCCACTAACTCCCTCCCggattttgtttctttctcccACAACCACTCATCGCACGTGCCTCGCACCTTCCCACTAACACCTCTTTTCTTAAATGGAAAATTACCACCTTTTCAATGCCTCGGTCCACCTGCTACAAATACCATTGGATTTAAATACCAAAACTTggtcaaaatttcttttaaaaataaatctcattcTATAACCGTTTGATTGATTCTCCACAGACtaattattaacaatttttagaaaataaatttatcccATTCAAATTGGTTcaactttctttgtttttcaaattttaatttgcAATTAACTAAAGAATCGGAATTCAATTGGACTTTGGTATTGTCTCGCAGACTTGTCGTTTTCCACGCTTTTTATTCTATTGAAGCGCGTTGGTACGCTACCGGCCGCGCGTGTGGGTGAGCACCTGTTAAGATGACACAAGCCATTAACGGCCTTTAAACCCGGGTCATCCTACAGCCCAGTTGATATCTCTCAAGCTCTCAATTCTACTGACTCACAATCCATTGATTCAATGAAGATCACCATTTGCAGCAAAACCTTATCCTTCCTCTTCATTCTCTTCCTCACAGCCTTCTTCTCCACGCCAAGATCTGAAGCCTGCCACGCCATTGATAAAGCGGCATTACTTGATTTCAAGCACAAGATCACCTCCGACCCTTCAAATCTCTTGAAGTCATGGACATCTACCTCGAATTGCTGCACTATTTGGGAAGGCGTCGCCTGCGACTCCTCTGGCAGAGTCGTCAATGTGTCGCGTCCAGGGCTCATTTCCGGCGATGACTTCATCACTGACACCTCCATGTCCGGAACCCTATCTCCTTCTCTTGGAAATGTGTCCTTCCTTCGGTTTCTTGACCTCAGCAATCTCAAGGAGTTGATGGGTCCTCTGCCACCAGAGCTGGGCAAGTTGTCGCATCTCACCCATCTCTTTCTTGACGCAAACAAGCTCAATGGCTCCATACCCACAACGTTTCGACACCTAGTTCAGCTGCAGAAGCTGTATCTTGATGGCAATTACTTGTCTGGTGTTCTTCCTTCAACTGTCGTTGAAACTTTAACATCGCTCTCTGAACTGGGTCTTTCAGGAAATCAGTTTTCGGGTTCGGTTCCGTCTTCGATTGGCAAGTTGGTTTTGCTTACTAAACTTGATGTCCATGGAAACAGGATCTCTGGTAGTATTCCTCCAGGTATCGGCAAGCTTAAGAGTCTCAAGTATCTCGATTTATCTGAAAATGGCATAACTGGGAGTCTTCCATCGTCGCTGGGTGGGCTTTCCGAATTAGTGCTACTCTATCTCAACCATAACCAGATCACTGGAAGCATTCCTTCTTCAATATCCGGACTCAGTTCTTTGCAATTCTGCCGGTTGTCAGAAAATAGGATCACTGGTGGTTTACCGGCGTCAATTGGCAAGCTCTCAAAGATCCAAAGGCTAATCTTAGAGAACAACAAGCTCACCGGAAAACTGCCCACAACCATCGGCCATCTCACCTCTCT
Coding sequences:
- the LOC117912385 gene encoding probable leucine-rich repeat receptor-like protein kinase At1g35710, with protein sequence MKITICSKTLSFLFILFLTAFFSTPRSEACHAIDKAALLDFKHKITSDPSNLLKSWTSTSNCCTIWEGVACDSSGRVVNVSRPGLISGDDFITDTSMSGTLSPSLGNVSFLRFLDLSNLKELMGPLPPELGKLSHLTHLFLDANKLNGSIPTTFRHLVQLQKLYLDGNYLSGVLPSTVVETLTSLSELGLSGNQFSGSVPSSIGKLVLLTKLDVHGNRISGSIPPGIGKLKSLKYLDLSENGITGSLPSSLGGLSELVLLYLNHNQITGSIPSSISGLSSLQFCRLSENRITGGLPASIGKLSKIQRLILENNKLTGKLPTTIGHLTSLTEIFFSNNYFSGKIPSSIGNIQNLQTLDLSKNLLSGEIPRQIANLRLLQTLDLSFNPLELESIPTWFAKMNLFKLMLAKTGIAGELPSWLASSPIGVLDLSSNALTGKLPHWIGNMTNLSLLNLSNNGFHSAVPVEFKNLSLLMDLDLHSNNFTGHLKTILTKSVQDPLGRFNSIDLSSNMFMGPIDQNIGEKPSTASIQSLILSHNPLGGSIPKSLGKLRELEVVELVGNGLSGTIPVELSDAKKLQTIKLSQNKLSGGIPYKVLNLDELQQFDVSQNQLSGRIPPHKAQFPPSAFVDNPGLCGAPLPPCKHS